The Oryzias latipes chromosome 11, ASM223467v1 nucleotide sequence aagaatctgAAGACGTGTTTAggtttgatacattttaaatttagcCAATGCCAATAATGATCTCTTTATGCAATTAACTGATAATACCAATGTTATACCAAAAATATCATGCACtctcaaaatgttttcatggtTAATTATTGGttgaataatttaaaatcaTAGAAAAGCAGACATAATGTTTGATGATATTCTGTTTGAGTCTTCTTCAGTCACAAGTGTTGGTCTTcctcaaaagctttttattggATTCCATTGCTTGTTTGCTTTAGATAAAAGCTTCTGCCAAGTGATTTAATTGTACATTTACACGTGTTTTTCATTACATcattattaataaaatgttgGCATTTTGTTGTCAGCTTCAGTTTtcgttgattttttattttttattttaagcttttaaatcTGTGATTCTTCAGATCTATTGTTTGTACACCTGAGAtaatgacacagattttttcaaatttagtgTATAAGCACCATCTGCTGTGCTGGATATACTGGACTATAAGTAGGGTGATGAAAGAACTGGTGACGTTCAGCTGTTTTTATCTCTGGGTGTGAAGTTTATTTATGTCCCAGAAACTTCAAGAatgcagacaaaataaaaaatttgatttttttttctaaatagtttGCTGTGTGTATTTACGACTATCCGTATTAAATTAAATAACCATGAAACAAGCTCCTTCCAGCTGGTTCTTGGTGCTGTGAGAGATTCATGCAGGAACTCTCAGTTTCTTCAGTTAAGGCCCAATCAAAACCACTTCATTTCAATGTAAATAGAGCTGAACTGCAGATTTGAAGACTGTAAGTGAAGACAGTCCTCCTTTTCAGCAGCATGTGGTGCACAGTGGGCAGTTTTTCCTTCCCTTTGTGGAGTGCACCTTACACAACATCCTTCGTTGTTGCGTGTACTAACATGCAGGTCTAGGGCTTGGGGATACAgtaacataaaacacacaatggTTTACTTATAaggttttcttttgataaagGGAGGAGGACAGGTAGGGACCAAGGTTGGGCCAAAGGaatgaaataaagagaaacaaaacacagcCCAGTTGTCGCCATCCTAAAACAgacacaagaaaacaaaagtcccACTGACTTCTCTACCATAAGGGAATGAAAACACACAAGAGGTGGCACCAACCAACTTACCTAGTGCATAACAGAAGATGAGCCACATGGTGTACCCTGCCTTACCTGTCCACAAACCTCCCACACTATCCAGCATAAAGAGGACATAAGCATTAATATGAAAGTTGCAAGAAAGATCTGCCTTTTCCAGTGATCCAAAATAGCTTATATGAAGGCCTGGTGGTTGGCCCTCGGGCGTGATTGGACAACTCGTCAGGTCTCCAGATGTCTTCACTCAGCACAGGAACCACATGCAGACACGACATCTATTCAATATACAAGACAAAATAGGGAAAGGTATGAATCTTAGATCAAATCATAATATCACGATTGAGGATAGGACACACAGCTTTAGATAATACACTACATTTACTGGGGAAACATCCCACCGGTCTGTGTGATTGAGGGAAAGGGGAAGaatcagtggagcacatttAGTGTCACTGTGAATTGTATGGGGAAGAAAGATGGCTGCTGGAGGATAGAGTACTGTTGCCAGAGGGAGAGGGGTTGAGTTTGAGGAGGCTTTTGGGAAGGGAGCAGAATTTGAATGGAGTTGTCATTGGTTTTTTGAGGAGAACTGGACAGaatacagtttgtttgtttttttagagacTAGTTAGGTAGTCCTCCACTTCGACTTACACTCCAACACAGAAGGTGGCAGTGTTATACCTCATCATTGCTGCCTCCTGCATTTAAACCACAAGAAGAAGATGGAGGAGacgaagaaaataaaagaagatgCACATACAGCGGAAAGATGGagtaaatacagtaaaaaaatcCCTGCATGTAACAGTCTTTGTACAATCAAACTGATACCAAATACcaaaacagccttttttgtgagtttgttgagctttatttattggttgtgTTGCACTCCCACCATATACGAAAGGTTGTTATTTAGATTTTACGCTATGTAGGCATTTATTGTTATAGCAAATACTTGTCTATAAAggtgtaaaaaaagaatttgcccatagtttctgtctttttagattttttttcattctaaatggtaaattaaaatatgtttgaccattcattctaaaaaaattttaaatgaatcaCACATTTTAGtcttcaaaaaagtgtttgtttttatttaatttcttgaTAAGTGGTGGTATTTCAATTCATTTGTACATTACATCCATAGAAACAAAGCAGATGCAGAAGGTTTCTGATGATTTATCTTGAGGGCCTACACGCTGCAGCTTGCTCCTCCATCAACTAACCGTCTGCAAGCTCTTGCTGTTTTGGGACTTTGCTTTAGCGctacattttcagtcaaacaAGCCTCTACACTGCATGCTCATACAACCTCTGCAATCCTAGAATAGTCTTCTAAATAACAGATAACTGTACTGCATGTGTTacaaacaattacatttttttctttcaagaaaaGGTGATGatacaaaaaatacacatcATCAACTCTAAAAATATGAgacagaaaagtgaaaaaaataacaaaaaaaggaaagagtacttggggtttccagtttcaaaaatctttgcttagttattgcattgtttttctaaattaagCCTGGAAATTTGGGgtgttttaatacatttatcaGAGCATGCAAAAAATTAACTTTGGAACCTCCTTGCTACTTGCTATGATTTTTCCATTCATTAATATATGCAGTTCACAAAGAAGAGTCAAAGGGGTTTAAACTATAAAGTAAATTTAAGTAAAATCAGCTGGAAAGACCcgtttaaaaaatacactgtAGAGGGTTTAGTCCAGTGCTTTTGTGGGTTGGTCCTAAATTTGGGTAAATGCTGAAGGTTGTGTCAGAAAGGGCCTCTGTCATAAAACCAAAGCCAAATCAATCATGTCACTCACAAAATGAGAGAATAATTTGATGGAGACCAGTGATTTACTCTggccaaagaaaaacacaataaaagaacTGCTTTttcagaagcattttttttctgagaataaaacttaaagtaatatttaaagaaatgtatgcAGCTAAATATGTTGTGTTGTATGGATGTAAAGACCAGTATGATCTAACTTCCGGTTTTCctatttttgaaaaactgtggTTTGGTGATGCAATCTGGTCAAGGTatctcaaatcaaatcagagGTTGACTTCACCACATGTCCCATCCATGTCCTTATACGGTTATGGATATGAATGAACAAAGCTTAGGTGATAACCTTGCCTCTACCTTGTCTCAAAGGTCGAAATTTAATAAGTTGACTGCTGCTGACAAttacaataaagtttattctattctattctattctattctattctatcacTACTACTACTCTAACACGTCAATTGACCCTGAACAACGGCTTGCCGTTAGTTGATGctactttcttttaaattatgttAATAAGTTCCCTCTCAGTTCAGAGTTCCACCCGAGAAAACGACTGCAGCTGGGACAGTTGATGCTACAGCTGAAAATGTCCAAACTGAAAGTGAAAACCTCAAAGTAGAGAAAACGCTGGCAACCCCACGGGTGTGATGAAATGAAGACTTTCCAGTGTTGTTTCTCTGTGAGTTAATGATGGGGAAGCACCAGATTGGAGGGATTTCCCCTTTTCACCTTCTCTAAATGGAACCATAGGAACCCGTGAAAAAGAGATGTTATAATAGAAAAGGAGATTAGGGTCATGGTGGATGATGACCTCATAAGCACTACTTCCCACTTTTGATATCCACAATTAGATGATTGCTAAAAGAGGCTTCCTGAgtgtcaaaaacagaaatgttccttgtaattttttcatctgatatctttttttatttttaccttagCAACCTATACCAACATGCacttgtaatttatttttatctgatgAGATATAGCTGAATGTTTTTAGTGAATCTAAcactatttctatttttttttatacactaaTCAATGCCTTTGTTTGCTCAGGGATTAGCATTgagatgaaagaagaaaaagatttattGCAGCTAAAAATTTTCAGCTAATAGCACTAATGAAGCACTCTTTGAGTTCAACCAACATTTCAGAAAGGCTTTGTGGGCAAAATCTATTCACTGCAAAAAGCTGTAGcctataaaaaggaaaatgacacTAATCTTTAGAGCAACATCACTAGAAAGTAGTAAAATcatctgtccatgcagcaatttatttttatttaacaagatATCTTATAATAagatatcaaaatctagaaacaaggagttccttaaaaaggggaaaacaaaccaaaaaagctGTTGAGATAGAGTTACTTCAAATGGAATGGTATACAGCTCgtcataagtttttttttttgctgtatctTTAtgcaaatggaaatgtttttagttaTATATACCTAGCTGgagttcattttgattacagaGACAAAAATCCAAGTAATAAGTTGGAAATTACTCATCTTAGAACAAATAATGAACAAAATTAGCCCATGGTAATAAATCATCATAAAATTGAACTTTAGCATAAAATCCTCATAATAAACCAAGAATTTGGGGGTTTGAACCTCAAATCAAGTTTTCTTTCATCAAGAGTATGGAGCAAAAGggttttgactcattttaataacactttttcttttgctttataTTCTTGCTCCAAATGAGCTGAACAATTATTAACTGTGTTGACTATGTGAAAAGCTTGGAAAGAGCataaataagttaaaacaaCTGCAAACCTTGTAAAATGTCGTGATTGTcgaaaaacaaggttttaattCGTTGCAagtatcaaatagtttgcagtgcAGACATTTACCTCAAACTTGTAGGTTTAAAATAGTGTGTGTTGATCACCAACACATGTTTTGTGCAGGGGTTCATTAGCACAAAGATCAAGATCCGGAACTGAACTGTTGAGTGAGATAAGCATTGTGTTTGAAAACTATGCCAATTTCCTGAAGAGCTCTTAAAGCGTTTTAGCCACTTTAGAAATTGGCAAAAGTCTCAAATTTATTGCAAGTAAATTAAAGGCTTTAGTGGCACAAAATTAACAAATCAGTAGTAAAATGCAGGAAAGTGTTCTCATCACTTAACTTCACTCTATATCCAAGAAAGAAGTTTGTGTACCGAGCAAAGGCTTCAGCTTAGAAGAAACTGATGACGCGTCTTTATTGGAACAACACTTTTAACCACTCtacctggtttaaaaaaaacagctgcagtttcttcCACACAGTAGTGGTTATCGTGCAGTGAGCGTAACGTCACCAACCGCAGGGCTTTCGCCAAATTCGTCTGCTTCCTGCTCACAAGCACCATCTGATCTTGCTCTGCAGCAGCAACACATCAGCTGGGTCTACGCAGAATTCAGACACTTCCAtccccacatacacacacaagaacacactTCTACTGAACAAACTCTTTTTATTCCAACGGCGCTATGGCACCCTCTCATTCTGCACAGttgaataaaacagaattttttaaaacactgatCATAAACAGTACAGCAGTAACAGATCACactgacaaataaataaataaataaataataaataccatcaaaaaagcaaataaatataacaataaattatttaaatatgttgtCTGTTCTCCACTTGTAGTGAAATCAGAATCAGTAGCACATTCACACATAAGTTACAGTACATCAAAAGGTACCTACTGACACTGAGAGTACACAGTACACAACATTTTGGTGTGTCATGTGGCACCTTTGTTCATTGCTGCAGCTACCATAGCTGCTGTCACTGGAAGGCTCGCTAATACAAGCTAGTATTAAAAGTCAGAGGTCAGGTCTGACGAGGTGGGGATCCCTTCAACCTTACAAAGCAAACGCACCGAAGAAGGTGTTCCCCGGATTGTCCTCCAGCTGCTCTAGCATGCTCTTCTTCATCACTGTCCTCAGCCTGTCCCCTTTTTCCAGGTTGAACACAGCCCCCATGTACACAGCGGTGTACCAGTCTCCATTGGCATCCTGCTCATCGCTTTCTTTCCTCTGGCATGCCGTGCGTATCGAGTGCAGAATGGTCCGATAGGTCTTGTCGTCTTCCCTCCCGTATGAACTAGACCAGCGCTGCACGGTGTGGCTAAGCTGGACCATGGAGCTGGCGTCGCCGCTGCAGCTAACCTCAAACGATGCTTGGCTGTAAACGAAGTAGAGGCCTTTGCGAGGAATCACAATCTCATTGTTGTCCAGGTCTAGACCCCCCTGGAAGTGGAACTGATCCACCCCTCTAATCCACTCAATGGAGGTGTCCAGGGAGGGGTTGTATTTTCCTattcaaaagaagaagaaggtcaGTTTGTGGTGTGCAGCATCCCAGTGACATAGTTCCTTCTTTAACCTTCAATGAACCCCTTCCTGCTTTAGATGTCACTTTTAACCTTACAGAGTGGTTTCATCATTTGACTCAAAAACCTCCTAAAATAAAACCCttagagaacaaaacaaaaccagggCTGTACAGCTACAGGTGCTTTCACTTAATTACTGTAGCAGTAAACTTCTATTAGGGATTTTAGCACATAAAGATGActggtaaatatttatttcaatttttttcttttttttgtgtatttaaaaacagaaccgCCTTTAATTCGTTTCAGCTTTTCCTGTTGATATCCTTAGTTATCGTTGGCCCACCCAATACTTTGCCACAGTAGAACTAtcttttattgcttgaaataagATTGAAATAAATTtccaaatacaaataaattttaAGATCTCTTtaagattttcttaaaaaagcccTTTGCGCTCCAGTACCTCAACAATAGAGGTACGATCCTTGACTGGGAGTACCGTAACTGTACTGCGTCCAATGTCCACCACTTTCTAAAAGCTTTCTCTGAACAATCATTATCTAAAAGAATTGGAGAGAAGCTAAAAAGACTGGTTTGTACCTTCCACATGAATGGCTGCTCTCACGTTGGAAATCTGCCTGAGTTTGAGATCTGTAAAGAAaggcaaaacacatttttaaactccAGCTTGACCATTTGATCTTCTGATGCAGAGAGAATTGGAGAAAAAGGACTTACGAAATGAGTCTTCGTGTACTTCTGGATGCTGTTTCAAAAGGAGAAGGAAAGAAGACGGTTACAGAACTGCTGGGTTTAGAAGAGCAGAGGTCCTGACTGCCGTATTCTCAGATGTGTGTACCCACCTTGGTATGCGAGCTGAAGAAGAGTACCGCTGCAGCGGCTGTGGCAAGGCAGAGAATGACGGCCAGCATCACCGCTGCGATCCTGGAGCTTGGCTTCCCTCTCAGACTCTTCGGTTGTTCCGCTTCTGTGTGGCCACTGATGATCATTGGGACACTGCATTGACCTTCCATGGTTCTGAGTCTGTTCCTCTGGTTCGCTCTTCTTCTGTGTCCTTCTTCTGATTTGTTCTGTGTGCTGAATCTGCTAGGGCCTCTTTTAAAAGGAGCTTCCTGCTTTGGGGAAACTCCAATGATGTCACTCACCATGAGAGAGTGGAGATATGATGAGGAAGAGAGATCCAGACACTGGGAGGGTCACAACACCACATACTCCTACACACCTGCATGACCTTCCCCCTCAACCCTAACACGCAAGCAGCTGTAGAAACCCCTTTTTTGCACCTTGACGCCGTCAAACTAACACACCCCGCTGCTTAAAGGGCtgccacagagaaaaaaaccaCAACCTTTAAACCCCGACCACATAATTGAGTTAGTTTGTGTGGCATACTCCATGCTGATCACAACAATTAACACACGCATAGACCTTCTTTTTCTCAGACGGCTACTGAATTTGCCAGTATTGCCAAAGTGACTCACAAAATGTGTATGAAATAATGCAGAGTGGTGATTGATGTGTCAAGAGCAGCTAACCATGGCCGGCAACGTCACACttcctttttgttaaaaatagccTCTTGCCAACAAAGACCAGAAGGAGGAGCCTTTTTACTTCATCACACTTACAATCTTTTGTTTACATAGGATTGGTGACGAATCCCACATGAAGACAGAGGGATCTTTAGAACCGCTGAACTGATTACAATCACGGAGGCTCAGACATGTTTGTGAGATCGAAACATTTTAGAGcaaatgtatgtgtgtgaaaGGTTTGAATTCATGTTCACGTGTTTTCCATTCAGTAGTTTTTCAGATGAGATTAGCTAAACTCAAcaatttgtacattttaaattgtgaataaagaaaaaaaaaaacattagttttcGATTAGATGATGTTCACTTACAgtaaatttgtatttctgaattGTTTGTATTcctttttatattaaattattatGCCTTCTACTGTTTTAATCATTAAGGTTACATTTAATTTGACCAATTTTATCCTGTACAGAAAAACTACTTTAATAATGGATTCACATGGTTTATTTTTgctatttatcatttttaatataattgtaaaaaaaggaACTACAATTTAACAATTTCTCAACAGGGTTTCTTTTACTACTTTGTTTCACACACTTTTCCTTAGTTCTAGCTTTACTTTTCTTACTTTTCATATGCTTTTCATTTCGATTGattgataaaaataatttaatgatTGCTATTTTTCATACGACCCCAAATAACAGCAAAGATCAAATCCAATCtctgatttaaaatatattcagtGTGTTGTTAGTCAGATggtattttatattaaaaatagaagttgtttataaatctgaatttgttaaaaatataatttagtaggcatataaaattttaaaaaaatcaaacccaAGAGAGAAACTGAACTAAACCGGTATGGTCAGTTTGTGAAGTTCAGTAGAATGTGTTTTAATTCCTTGTATTGACCCTCCTTTTCATCTTTGAACATATTCCAGTGATTAAGAACAATACTTGCTGCCATTGAAATTCCAGCTACAGTTACAGGATGTCTTATCTAAAATATGAAATCTTTGGCTTTTGTAAcaagcacagtttaaaaaaaaaacaaccaatcaCAAAGACGGAAAAATCTAACTAGAAGTATCAGTTAAAGTAATGTGTCTTTCAGTCAAACAGATCTTTAACATTTTGCCTGTTTAATACTTTCTCACACCAAGCATGTCATTATTTACCCAAGACCTCTGTTTTGCTTGACTGCTGTGTTGTggtgtccctctttcccactccgcTCCAGGGGGAGCTGAGTGATTCCAGATTGCAGTTgactcatctgtgctcctgtacttggccgttaacctcgcctctggctcacctgtgctcctgctcctacacttgggTGTGGACCCTGCCTCGGGCTCGTCTCgtgcccccagccgtccccgaAATCCATCTGGATGTAGCTGTGGAAGTGATCAGGGATTCCATTATATTTCTATGCTCTTTGATTAAGCATTTACTTGATTCCATATATGTTCATGAACATTGTTATGTGAACTGTGCTTGCTTGCTGCAAAGAGGTGCTGAGGTCAACGGCAGGGCTGTCTGTGCTTCCCAGtctatgttttcttttctgtgctgAGTTGTTTGTGGAACAGAGACAGCTGTGGATTGCAGACTAGACTTGCGAAAGTGATCGACTTTGCCAGGCACGAAAATATCTGCTTGCTTGCAAGTCACAGGATCTTTGTGTTGACgtattttacatgtttacatgttGCTCTGttggataataaaaaaaagctgtctgCTTTGGGAGCAGAGAGAGAGCAGAGGACAGGGGAGCTTTCGCTTGATGGTGTCTGATGCATCTCTCCCCTttgcaaaggtttgaactttcttgtgtgatttgtttcttttcccATTTCACATTAGATTTTAGTGTCCTGAACCATCCGAACCTGTAAAGGCCATTAGAGGCTGCAACAAAGCCCATCTGCTgcactatttaaacatgtagttgtagggttggATAAGTCAATtgttctctaagagttctggtacatcacctattcatcctgggagaggatccctcgttcatgtggacatccatgaggtttctttttttttttcccagaatccattttttaaaggagtttttccttatgGAGAAGGGGGGTCTTagggcagagatgcccagtttagcttagtctgtttagtttagcaattacctattgtattttatgactgatttcatgttcttatgcAATTACGGGTATGAAACCCATtaagacgactattgttgtaatattggaatatataaataaaattgaattgattgaATTGCTGTGATTTCTGTTTTCCATCAAGTACTGTTGGGTAAATCTTGCTGTGGCTGGCTTGCAGATGGAGCCCTCAACACAGTTTCCTGGACTCTGGCACAGATTGCTGAACCTGCTCAATCTATGATTTcatcttcatttattcatcttcattttcatcttTCATCACGACACCTTGAGTCGCACATGAAACAGCGTAAAACTACAGCAAAACTGCTAGTAATGTTGTGCTCTGTGAAATTAAACCATAATGGAAAATAtaaatttcacttttttacaCACTTAAATCCTTCTATATGCCATTCATTGATGTATGGTAAACCAATCAAAAGGGTTATTGTTGTCACCTGTGATGGATGTGAAATTGTGGCACCTGCACTTAGGCCCAGATCGCTATACATGGACAGAAAGAGGACTCGGAAAGGAGTATTCCATTAGGTAAATAGATGTTCTGCTGCACAGATTGATGTGGGTAACCCTTTGAGCATCTTTGCATAATTTAGATACAAATATGTATGACTGTTTACATTGTGACAAGTTGAGCTGCTTATGGAACTTGATCAAAATTCCCCTTGAATGTGACCTCACATGATTTGTCATCTGAACACTAAGAAAAGGTGTGGAAAGAGAAGAATAAAATGTTGCCAAattttttagagtttaaatCGGGATAGCTATGAgttctaaaaacaaacatagcCTGGTTAAAGAATCAACAAGTCATTGTAAACCAGGGCCTTCCAACCATTGTCATTGTCATTGCCAGATCTCCCACCCTGCTTGCTTTCTAGCCGCCACTGCCTTACCATGCCTTACTGTCTTTATATTTAAATCAGACTGTTCCAAATTCTGACTGAAAGAGCTCACATGATCCAAGTTTTGAGTAAGGAAGGGATATTGGGGGGAAATCCAGGTTGGGAGATTTGAGGGACCCGGGTCTGGACAGCCCTGCTGACTGATAAATTGAATGATTTGTAtatttggcagagatttttacaccagatccccttcctgacacaaccttgtattttatccaggcta carries:
- the LOC101172593 gene encoding tumor necrosis factor-like, which translates into the protein MVSDIIGVSPKQEAPFKRGPSRFSTQNKSEEGHRRRANQRNRLRTMEGQCSVPMIISGHTEAEQPKSLRGKPSSRIAAVMLAVILCLATAAAAVLFFSSHTKHPEVHEDSFHLKLRQISNVRAAIHVEGKYNPSLDTSIEWIRGVDQFHFQGGLDLDNNEIVIPRKGLYFVYSQASFEVSCSGDASSMVQLSHTVQRWSSSYGREDDKTYRTILHSIRTACQRKESDEQDANGDWYTAVYMGAVFNLEKGDRLRTVMKKSMLEQLEDNPGNTFFGAFAL